ACGCGTGTTCCGCGTCCTATGCGCCCCCTCACCCTGTCCCTCTCCGGGGGCGAGGGGATCGAAACGGCTCCCTCTCCCTCGGAGAGGGAGAGGGTCGGGGTGAGGGTGGCGCATGTGTTCACGCATAATCCGGGCTAGGCCACTGCGTAGTGGGGGGTATCCCTCAGGATCATCAGCCTGCTGGCACGGACAGGGAGGATGGCGTAGGCGCGCCCATCCCTTCCGGCGAACTCCATCTCGAACACCGTGCCATCGTAGGTCATGACGATGGTGCCGACCTGCCCGCGGCGCAGTAATAGCGGGCGATCGGTTTCGAAATGCCTGGCGTGCACATCTTCGAGAAGTGCCACCACATCGTGCATGTTGACTTCGCTCTCCATGCTCACACGATATAACGGCCGTGCTCAGCGGCCGGCGCAGCCGGTCCGCTGCAGCGGAGTGTTCGGCGATTCGACACCGCGCGGTCAGGCGGCATAACGGATGATCTCGAGCTCGCTTCCCGTCTCCACCTTGGCCAAGATCTGGTCGACCCGGCCGAGCACTGTGTCCTCGATGAGATACTCAGGGCAGTTCCCGCATTGTAGAACCGGCAGACTCTTGACGATGACAATTCCCGTATCCCGGACTTTGAAGGGGAGATCGGTGCTCTTCGCCTTCAGCTCGGCGCCACAAACCGTACACTTCATCGCCTCGGTCTCCTGTTCTTGAGGTCGGCCTGCCACTCCCTGGAGTCGGGGCGGTAGGACGTAACCGCCCGGACATTATCACCTTCGACGTCCGCCGCGAACAACACGTGGAATGCCTCGGACCCATGCCGCGCGAGAACCAGGTAGCTCGGCAGGTACTTATCGTCGGGGTACGCCTCGACCAACTCGTAGGTGTCGACGGCCGCTAAGATCACCTC
This sequence is a window from Candidatus Rokuibacteriota bacterium. Protein-coding genes within it:
- a CDS encoding DUF4926 domain-containing protein, whose product is MESEVNMHDVVALLEDVHARHFETDRPLLLRRGQVGTIVMTYDGTVFEMEFAGRDGRAYAILPVRASRLMILRDTPHYAVA
- a CDS encoding YgiT-type zinc finger protein, translating into MKCTVCGAELKAKSTDLPFKVRDTGIVIVKSLPVLQCGNCPEYLIEDTVLGRVDQILAKVETGSELEIIRYAA
- a CDS encoding DUF4258 domain-containing protein, encoding MAPENRLPDDPIRFVQDQVRRGRILWTYHVNMRLAGRFILREVILAAVDTYELVEAYPDDKYLPSYLVLARHGSEAFHVLFAADVEGDNVRAVTSYRPDSREWQADLKNRRPRR